One Lacticaseibacillus rhamnosus genomic window carries:
- a CDS encoding VOC family protein, which translates to MTRLHHVSLLTGDAAATIRFYTDVLGLRLVKNTVNQENIHVRHLFFGDYQGTPGSVVTFFAIDRLGHRYDGPNQLGGIDLSIPTESLAFWHERLQQAGCVVTKIANWLALVDPADTPVRLIPYQRTLPDALTVPNDVPGSQQITGLINVDIPVADRDAEEAFFETMLGQAPEQHQFKLAAGNTLTIRPSLTAGTKRFGRGSMDHFALTVDHEEALPRLGTIAAQHGYEIEEFADRGWFKSLYVRDPADNRIEFATQAPGFTLDEPLEHLGERLGLPPKFEDRRAEIETYFKTKGVDFHD; encoded by the coding sequence ATGACTCGTTTGCACCATGTATCGTTGCTGACTGGCGATGCTGCCGCAACGATCCGATTCTATACCGATGTTTTGGGATTGCGATTGGTCAAAAATACCGTCAATCAGGAAAATATTCATGTACGGCACTTATTTTTCGGTGATTATCAGGGAACACCCGGCAGTGTCGTGACCTTCTTTGCCATTGATCGACTGGGGCATCGTTATGATGGGCCAAATCAATTAGGCGGGATTGATTTGTCGATTCCTACTGAGTCGTTAGCATTTTGGCATGAGCGGTTGCAACAAGCGGGTTGTGTGGTGACGAAAATCGCTAATTGGCTTGCGTTGGTTGACCCCGCGGATACCCCGGTTCGACTCATCCCCTACCAACGGACTTTGCCGGATGCGCTAACGGTTCCCAATGATGTTCCGGGAAGCCAGCAGATCACTGGCTTAATTAACGTTGATATCCCTGTTGCAGATCGTGATGCCGAAGAAGCCTTTTTTGAAACGATGTTGGGACAGGCGCCGGAGCAGCATCAATTTAAGCTGGCCGCTGGCAACACCCTGACCATCCGCCCAAGTTTGACGGCTGGGACTAAGCGTTTTGGCCGCGGGAGCATGGATCATTTTGCGCTGACGGTTGACCATGAAGAAGCATTACCGCGATTGGGCACCATTGCCGCTCAACATGGTTACGAAATCGAGGAATTCGCCGACCGCGGCTGGTTTAAGAGCCTGTACGTGCGTGATCCGGCCGATAACCGAATCGAATTTGCAACTCAAGCGCCGGGCTTCACTTTAGATGAGCCGCTGGAACATTTGGGTGAGCGCCTTGGTTTACCACCGAAATTTGAAGACCGGCGCGCCGAAATCGAAACTTATTTCAAAACTAAAGGAGTGGATTTCCATGATTGA
- a CDS encoding ring-cleaving dioxygenase: MIEHPLLGMNHVTAMASDPQAIFDFMSKTLGLHLIKKTVNQDALDTYHFYFTDDQGTAGTDMTFFTFPNQEKGKKGTNMISRASFRVPSDAALDYWLKRFADKGVANDGINTQFDAKIINFHDQDDQQYQLISDEHNHGVAGGTPWKHNDVPEEFAITGLGPVTVTIFNLGHMQYVLTEIMGYKQIAEDGNWSLYEVGDGGHGAQVILEHREDLPISVEGFGNIHHAAFSTDNRETLGTWIDRIKQYRLPQSGYVDRFYFKSEYFRAAPQVLFELATTGPGFLQDETYDEAGIHLELPPFLESKRAEIERGLTPVKTDWRGR; the protein is encoded by the coding sequence ATGATTGAACATCCATTATTAGGTATGAACCACGTAACTGCTATGGCAAGTGACCCACAAGCGATTTTTGATTTTATGAGTAAAACGTTAGGCCTGCATTTAATTAAGAAAACGGTCAACCAAGACGCCTTGGACACCTATCATTTTTATTTCACCGATGACCAAGGCACGGCCGGCACCGACATGACCTTCTTCACCTTCCCTAATCAGGAAAAAGGCAAAAAAGGCACCAACATGATCTCGCGCGCCAGCTTCCGGGTTCCCAGTGACGCCGCTTTGGACTACTGGTTGAAACGGTTTGCTGACAAAGGGGTAGCAAATGACGGGATTAACACCCAATTTGACGCGAAAATCATCAATTTCCACGACCAGGATGATCAACAATATCAATTAATTTCGGACGAACACAACCATGGGGTGGCTGGTGGAACGCCATGGAAGCATAATGATGTTCCTGAAGAATTCGCAATCACCGGTCTCGGCCCAGTCACCGTCACGATTTTTAACCTCGGCCATATGCAGTATGTGCTGACCGAAATCATGGGCTACAAACAGATTGCCGAAGATGGTAACTGGTCGCTCTATGAAGTTGGTGATGGTGGTCATGGTGCGCAAGTGATTCTAGAGCATCGCGAGGATCTGCCAATTTCTGTTGAAGGGTTTGGCAACATTCATCACGCCGCTTTTTCTACTGATAATCGTGAGACTTTGGGCACCTGGATTGATCGGATTAAGCAATATCGTCTGCCACAATCAGGTTATGTCGATCGCTTCTACTTTAAGTCCGAATACTTTCGGGCCGCGCCGCAAGTCCTGTTTGAACTGGCAACAACCGGTCCCGGCTTCTTACAGGATGAAACTTACGATGAAGCCGGTATTCATCTTGAATTGCCGCCATTTTTGGAAAGCAAACGTGCGGAAATCGAACGCGGTCTGACCCCGGTTAAAACCGATTGGCGCGGCCGCTAA
- a CDS encoding alpha/beta hydrolase — translation MAEENVNYTFVKGDPSVSPLLLLHGQGGDENDLLPIGKYLSPNSPMLSIRGRVQEQGMNRYFKHSENGGFDLNNLEQETTWLFKVLNELCQKFNIDYERFIVVGYSNGANVAARALLTRSDTFHTGIFFHPMALSTVDSKQDLSDVKVWMSHGDQDPIVPAQNFKVLDTYLEEQGAEVTIFRHDQSHNLNEAELANAKSWLANSGRLQDWQRR, via the coding sequence ATGGCAGAAGAAAACGTAAATTATACATTTGTCAAAGGCGATCCCAGTGTGTCACCATTATTGTTACTGCATGGTCAAGGTGGCGATGAAAATGATCTGCTGCCGATTGGTAAGTATCTCTCACCCAATAGTCCGATGCTTTCCATTCGTGGGCGCGTTCAGGAACAAGGGATGAACCGGTATTTCAAGCATTCCGAAAACGGCGGCTTCGATCTGAATAATCTTGAACAGGAAACCACTTGGCTGTTTAAGGTATTAAATGAGCTTTGCCAGAAATTCAATATCGATTATGAGCGGTTTATTGTGGTGGGCTATTCAAACGGCGCGAATGTAGCAGCCCGAGCCCTTTTAACTCGCAGTGACACTTTTCACACCGGAATCTTTTTCCATCCCATGGCGCTTTCAACCGTTGATTCCAAACAGGATTTAAGTGATGTCAAGGTTTGGATGTCCCATGGCGATCAAGATCCGATTGTGCCGGCGCAAAACTTCAAGGTGTTAGATACTTATCTTGAAGAACAAGGCGCCGAGGTCACCATTTTCCGCCATGATCAGAGCCATAATTTGAATGAAGCAGAGTTAGCAAATGCCAAGTCCTGGTTGGCTAATAGCGGCCGATTGCAGGATTGGCAACGGAGGTGA
- a CDS encoding NADP-dependent oxidoreductase → MERFGFEQYGNPSVFESIEAPVPEPKAGQVQLQVLGFGLNPYDASLRRGEQAAFRKVKFPVVPGTDVLGRITKLGEGVSEFAVGDLVMNYRPIGGYSEFVTASTSKIYKKPTALSFLDAAALPQVGLAAFNILHYMLALKPGQTLGIVGASGGVGAILVQLAKFEKLKVIAVAGEQHREYLRQLGADQIFSYTDELPENTADAVVNAVFGAADHGAALKLVKADGQYVTTAYADVDLSTKPTVEHLQLNPSKTYSVHDGFAYLVDVAQKWGLQVRVAQTFPFTVAGVIAGHEMLETHHAPGKLVVMQERHVTHPVRKEINHL, encoded by the coding sequence ATGGAACGTTTTGGGTTTGAACAATATGGTAACCCAAGTGTCTTTGAAAGCATTGAGGCGCCTGTCCCGGAGCCAAAAGCCGGTCAGGTGCAGTTGCAAGTGTTGGGCTTTGGCCTTAACCCTTATGACGCTTCGTTGCGCCGTGGTGAACAGGCGGCTTTTCGCAAGGTTAAGTTTCCGGTCGTTCCGGGTACGGATGTGCTTGGCCGCATCACTAAGCTTGGCGAAGGCGTTAGTGAGTTTGCAGTTGGCGATTTAGTTATGAATTATCGACCCATTGGCGGTTACAGTGAATTTGTCACGGCATCAACTTCTAAGATCTATAAAAAGCCCACTGCCTTGAGTTTCCTTGATGCAGCAGCGCTTCCCCAAGTCGGGTTAGCCGCATTTAATATTTTGCATTACATGTTGGCGCTTAAGCCTGGGCAAACGTTGGGGATTGTCGGTGCCAGCGGCGGTGTCGGAGCGATTTTGGTACAACTCGCCAAATTCGAGAAACTCAAGGTGATTGCCGTAGCGGGTGAGCAGCATCGCGAGTATCTACGTCAATTAGGCGCCGATCAAATTTTCAGTTATACCGATGAACTGCCTGAGAATACGGCCGATGCTGTGGTCAATGCGGTTTTTGGCGCAGCAGATCACGGTGCCGCATTGAAGCTGGTCAAGGCTGACGGGCAGTATGTGACGACTGCCTATGCCGACGTTGATCTCAGCACCAAACCAACCGTTGAACATCTGCAGTTAAATCCATCCAAGACCTACTCAGTCCACGATGGCTTTGCTTATCTCGTTGACGTCGCGCAAAAATGGGGGCTGCAAGTTCGCGTTGCCCAGACCTTCCCCTTCACTGTCGCCGGGGTCATTGCCGGCCATGAAATGTTAGAGACCCATCATGCGCCGGGCAAGCTAGTCGTCATGCAAGAGCGGCATGTGACGCACCCGGTTCGAAAAGAAATCAATCACCTTTAA
- a CDS encoding LOG family protein: MKIAVYCGANRGVDGAFVQAATRVGAWIAQRGDTLIYGGGKLGLMGAVAQSALKHGGKVIGIIPQVLADRGLALPNLTQLEVVEDMGTRKARMIALADADIALPGGPGTLEEITEAISFSRIGLNASPTILFNQNDYYRPLQQMYQTAVTQGFFDQDAFDNVLFSSDLPTISSFIANYQPLGVRQYH; the protein is encoded by the coding sequence ATGAAAATTGCAGTATATTGTGGTGCTAATCGTGGTGTCGATGGCGCATTCGTACAAGCCGCAACACGTGTAGGTGCATGGATTGCCCAACGTGGTGATACCCTGATTTATGGCGGTGGCAAACTCGGGTTAATGGGCGCAGTTGCTCAAAGCGCCTTGAAACATGGTGGCAAAGTGATTGGCATCATCCCTCAAGTGCTGGCAGATCGCGGTCTGGCTCTACCGAATCTGACCCAATTAGAAGTCGTCGAAGATATGGGCACGCGCAAAGCACGCATGATTGCGTTAGCGGATGCTGACATTGCCCTTCCCGGCGGTCCCGGTACGCTTGAGGAAATTACCGAAGCGATCTCGTTTTCACGGATCGGATTAAACGCTAGCCCGACGATCCTATTTAACCAAAATGATTATTACCGTCCGTTACAGCAAATGTATCAAACTGCGGTAACTCAGGGCTTCTTTGATCAGGACGCCTTTGATAATGTATTGTTCTCGTCGGATTTGCCGACAATCAGCAGCTTCATTGCCAACTATCAGCCACTGGGCGTTCGTCAATACCATTAG
- the rplT gene encoding 50S ribosomal protein L20, producing MPRVKGGTVTRKRRKKVLKLAKGYRGAKHLLFKAANAQVMVSYRYAFRDRRARKRDFRRLWIARINAAARMNDISYSKLMHGLKVANVDMNRKMLADLAVSDPDGFKALADTAKKALA from the coding sequence ATGCCACGTGTTAAAGGTGGAACAGTTACTCGTAAGCGTCGTAAGAAGGTACTGAAGCTCGCTAAGGGTTATCGTGGTGCCAAGCATTTGCTGTTTAAGGCAGCTAATGCCCAAGTTATGGTTTCATACCGTTATGCTTTCCGCGATCGTCGCGCTCGCAAGCGTGACTTCCGGCGTCTATGGATTGCCCGGATTAACGCAGCAGCACGGATGAACGATATTTCCTACAGCAAGCTGATGCACGGCTTGAAAGTGGCTAATGTCGACATGAACCGTAAGATGCTTGCCGATCTTGCAGTCAGCGATCCAGATGGTTTCAAAGCATTAGCAGACACTGCTAAGAAGGCTTTGGCCTAA
- the rpmI gene encoding 50S ribosomal protein L35, with translation MPKFKTHRASAKRFKKTASGALKRGHAYTSHRFHGKTKKQRRQLRKSALVSHSDMKRIRQMLSQMK, from the coding sequence ATGCCAAAATTCAAGACCCACCGCGCTTCTGCAAAGCGTTTTAAGAAAACCGCATCAGGTGCCCTTAAGCGCGGTCACGCGTATACGTCACACCGTTTCCACGGCAAGACGAAGAAACAGCGTCGTCAATTGCGCAAGTCAGCATTGGTATCCCACTCAGATATGAAGCGGATCCGCCAGATGCTCAGCCAGATGAAATAA
- the infC gene encoding translation initiation factor IF-3 — protein MVNDSIRAREVRLISQTGEQLGVKSTRDALAIAEDANLDVVLVSPNAKPPVARIMDYGKFRFELQKKERDARKKQKTVTIKEIRLSPTIGEADFNTRLKNATKFLNKGDKVKVSVRFRGRAITHKDLGRKVLEQMADAVKDIAAVETHPKMDGRSMFLMLAPRAEK, from the coding sequence ATAGTCAATGACAGTATTCGCGCACGTGAAGTTCGATTGATCTCCCAGACCGGTGAACAGCTCGGCGTTAAGAGTACGCGTGACGCCTTGGCCATTGCCGAGGATGCAAACTTAGATGTTGTCCTAGTATCGCCTAATGCCAAGCCACCGGTAGCCCGCATCATGGACTACGGGAAGTTCCGGTTCGAGCTGCAGAAGAAAGAGCGCGATGCTCGGAAGAAACAAAAGACTGTCACCATCAAGGAAATCCGCCTGAGCCCAACTATTGGTGAAGCAGATTTCAATACCCGTTTGAAGAACGCGACTAAGTTCCTGAATAAAGGCGACAAAGTCAAAGTCAGCGTTCGGTTCCGTGGACGGGCAATCACGCATAAGGATCTTGGTCGCAAGGTTCTTGAGCAGATGGCGGATGCCGTTAAGGATATCGCTGCTGTTGAAACCCATCCGAAAATGGACGGACGCAGCATGTTCTTGATGCTTGCACCGCGAGCCGAAAAGTAA
- a CDS encoding AAA family ATPase — translation MRHAISVGMGFGKTSFDDAVIKAEEGDVVVIDPGEYKSVDGVQCGTLEIHGAGQSPTDVVIYTEFDVKEGGMLKLQNVTLINTKPKSNVVYVDKGGQMIATSVAFYNRVAADYPVVYVSGTVSLTACELAHETRYANDGLAGTGLYLVDGAYGLISQCDIVDIDVNGSKLDAQRNQIHENIHLEDNSEFNADTLYLTDRRRNYFMISASNGSVLQVDELVVPEGQSDANVDHSRMRVTRSNIDPLHTLNILVEDDADVDVPGAAISQPQVATSNGTPEEQPAQAEPPADDKPVETPAAPPAKAPSAPAQPPAEKPAIDQLHEMIGLTKLKKQVDTFIKVASFNQKRAAQGSKATAQSLHSLFLGNPGTGKTTVARLVGKIMYENGVLPSNNYVEVSREDLVSQNVGGTAVQTKKVLESATGGVLFIDEAYTLYQEGGSVNWGQEAIDTILKYMEDHRDDLMIIFAGYTKQMQDFMNMNPGLTSRAPNVFEFEDYTPAEIAQIGLMDLHRQDYKVDKDHYTQAVTKAFIGNVDHSNGRWVRNYNEKLIQTFVVSLPEDSQNLFTIPNSIIDQLAGGDRQEKAAAVDALLGQLNGMVGLNSVKAFVNDLVKQVKVDQALQDKLPDATKPTYHMVFAGPPGTGKTTVARLIAQLFYNLGILPKDTVSEVARPDLVGQYIGQTAQKTGKAIRDAMGGVLFVDEAYQLSQGSENDFGKEAIETFITELENNRDKFIAIFAGYTNDMNDFLEANPGLRSRVPLTLEFEAYTPDEIAQIVENIVTKHWTINTELLHTVVVKNYKQLPANKQSNGRWARNFADKLISQHKLWLADHLDKEPNLDVHHISDALLVDSSSWS, via the coding sequence ATGCGTCATGCAATCAGTGTTGGCATGGGGTTCGGCAAGACAAGTTTCGATGATGCCGTGATAAAGGCGGAAGAAGGCGATGTCGTGGTCATTGACCCTGGGGAGTATAAGTCAGTCGATGGCGTTCAATGTGGCACGCTTGAAATTCATGGAGCCGGTCAGTCGCCGACAGACGTCGTGATCTACACAGAATTTGACGTTAAAGAAGGGGGCATGTTGAAGCTTCAAAATGTCACCCTGATTAACACAAAACCTAAAAGCAACGTGGTTTATGTGGATAAAGGCGGTCAGATGATTGCCACAAGCGTTGCCTTTTACAATCGTGTCGCAGCCGACTATCCTGTCGTCTACGTCAGTGGAACGGTCAGCCTGACCGCGTGCGAGCTGGCGCATGAAACACGCTATGCCAACGACGGTTTAGCGGGTACCGGTTTATACTTGGTTGACGGTGCTTACGGTCTGATCTCACAGTGTGATATTGTGGACATTGATGTCAATGGTTCAAAGCTGGACGCACAGCGTAATCAGATCCACGAAAATATTCATTTGGAAGACAACAGCGAATTCAATGCGGATACGTTGTACCTGACGGATCGGCGCAGGAATTATTTCATGATTAGTGCCAGTAATGGATCGGTCCTGCAGGTGGATGAGCTGGTGGTGCCGGAAGGCCAAAGCGATGCCAATGTTGACCATAGTCGCATGCGGGTGACCCGGTCGAACATCGACCCGTTACACACATTGAATATCTTGGTTGAAGACGATGCAGACGTTGATGTGCCTGGGGCAGCGATCAGCCAGCCTCAAGTTGCCACCAGTAATGGAACCCCTGAGGAACAACCGGCCCAAGCCGAGCCGCCTGCAGATGATAAACCGGTTGAAACGCCGGCCGCACCGCCCGCGAAGGCCCCGAGTGCACCTGCGCAACCACCCGCCGAAAAACCGGCGATTGACCAGTTACACGAGATGATCGGTTTGACCAAGCTGAAGAAACAAGTTGATACGTTCATCAAGGTCGCCAGCTTCAATCAAAAACGCGCGGCTCAAGGCAGCAAAGCCACGGCCCAGTCGCTGCACTCGCTGTTTCTTGGCAATCCCGGCACCGGTAAGACGACGGTGGCCCGACTGGTCGGCAAAATCATGTATGAAAACGGAGTGTTGCCATCGAATAACTATGTCGAAGTCTCACGCGAAGACCTCGTGTCACAGAATGTTGGCGGCACTGCGGTGCAAACGAAAAAAGTCCTAGAATCAGCAACCGGTGGCGTGCTCTTCATTGACGAGGCCTATACCCTGTATCAAGAAGGCGGCTCTGTCAACTGGGGGCAAGAGGCAATCGACACCATTCTCAAGTATATGGAAGACCATCGCGATGACCTGATGATTATTTTTGCCGGCTACACCAAGCAAATGCAGGATTTCATGAACATGAACCCTGGTCTGACCTCCCGGGCGCCGAATGTCTTTGAGTTTGAGGATTACACCCCTGCCGAAATCGCGCAAATTGGCCTGATGGACCTGCACCGCCAAGACTACAAAGTCGATAAGGATCATTACACCCAAGCCGTCACCAAGGCCTTCATCGGCAACGTCGACCACAGCAACGGCCGCTGGGTCCGCAATTACAACGAAAAATTAATTCAGACCTTCGTCGTTAGTCTCCCTGAAGATTCCCAAAACTTGTTCACGATTCCTAATTCGATCATCGACCAGCTGGCCGGTGGTGACCGTCAAGAAAAGGCAGCCGCAGTTGATGCGTTGCTTGGCCAACTCAATGGGATGGTCGGACTGAATTCCGTCAAAGCGTTTGTTAACGATTTGGTTAAGCAGGTTAAGGTTGATCAGGCACTGCAAGACAAGCTGCCTGATGCCACGAAGCCGACCTATCACATGGTGTTCGCTGGCCCGCCCGGAACCGGTAAGACCACAGTTGCGCGGCTGATTGCCCAACTATTTTACAATCTTGGCATTCTGCCGAAGGATACCGTCAGCGAGGTTGCTCGTCCGGACCTCGTTGGCCAGTACATCGGCCAAACCGCTCAGAAAACCGGTAAGGCAATTCGTGACGCGATGGGCGGTGTACTATTTGTCGATGAGGCTTACCAGCTCAGTCAGGGATCGGAAAACGATTTTGGCAAAGAGGCCATCGAAACGTTCATCACCGAACTTGAGAATAACCGTGACAAGTTTATTGCCATTTTTGCTGGTTACACCAATGACATGAACGATTTCCTCGAAGCAAACCCGGGCCTGCGTTCACGCGTCCCGCTGACGTTGGAGTTTGAGGCCTACACTCCTGACGAAATTGCCCAAATCGTCGAAAATATCGTCACCAAGCACTGGACCATCAACACCGAGCTCCTGCACACAGTTGTCGTCAAAAACTACAAACAGCTGCCTGCCAACAAACAAAGCAACGGTCGCTGGGCCCGCAACTTCGCCGATAAACTGATTTCCCAACACAAGTTGTGGCTGGCTGACCATCTCGACAAAGAACCAAATCTCGATGTTCATCATATTTCAGACGCTCTTTTGGTTGACAGTTCCTCGTGGTCGTAA
- a CDS encoding helix-turn-helix transcriptional regulator, whose translation MNGQIVLAISNILLGSRALLPSELDAALNYLFSGLSPVKQVEVRQQLRIARGSYTPLSQPKLLLSRLAEVAAYIANHRRLTFTYLSSQATEPTPLIHHAQPVALFFEVHYFYVAMLSQTRGGYWLYRLDRIGEIKAVSEGDKLDYATRFSLQDHRRQTYLLDSGDLMQIQFVYRYYPQTALDQFPGSRVIRHNADGSVVIEAFARLDGALLWLLSQGAALKVISPPSLIKRMREELMAALNQYKQ comes from the coding sequence TTGAACGGTCAAATCGTATTAGCCATCAGTAATATCCTGCTGGGCAGTCGCGCATTATTACCGAGTGAGTTGGATGCTGCGCTCAATTACTTGTTTTCGGGACTGTCTCCCGTTAAGCAAGTAGAAGTGCGTCAACAGCTCCGCATTGCTCGCGGCAGCTACACACCGTTATCTCAGCCCAAACTTTTATTGAGTCGCTTAGCTGAAGTCGCAGCTTATATCGCCAATCATCGGCGCTTGACGTTCACTTATCTCAGCAGCCAGGCAACAGAACCAACACCGCTGATTCATCATGCCCAGCCAGTGGCGTTGTTTTTTGAAGTGCATTATTTTTATGTTGCCATGTTGAGTCAGACTCGTGGTGGTTACTGGCTATACCGACTGGACCGGATCGGTGAGATCAAGGCTGTGAGCGAAGGAGACAAGCTGGATTACGCCACCAGATTCTCATTACAAGACCACCGGCGTCAGACCTATTTATTGGATTCTGGTGATTTAATGCAAATTCAGTTTGTTTATCGCTACTATCCGCAGACTGCTTTGGATCAATTTCCCGGCTCGCGGGTGATTCGTCACAACGCAGATGGGAGCGTGGTCATTGAAGCCTTCGCCAGATTAGACGGCGCCTTACTTTGGTTATTAAGCCAAGGCGCTGCACTAAAAGTAATTTCGCCACCGTCTTTGATCAAACGCATGCGTGAAGAATTAATGGCTGCACTTAATCAATACAAGCAATGA
- a CDS encoding enhanced serine sensitivity protein SseB C-terminal domain-containing protein: protein MSDEPQVKNPQLIHLMHLLRADQNDEPRAAFYAGLKTAKFMLPVGTARTGDPTVVLLTDDSGRDFLPIFTDQASFAQSPDHDHFAVATIDDCANFLYEDHDIHGVVINPYGENMVLTRANLFYVAKPDQAEHGEAVRLSEPPKEAADLVSRLQTYLPKMATIHAAYLATMIRANDAKSLLLVVDTDENADLHALVAFAEAYLPETLQFHVSPADNELGRYVSGEFEPFYQR, encoded by the coding sequence ATGAGTGATGAACCACAAGTTAAAAATCCCCAATTGATTCACCTGATGCATTTATTACGTGCAGATCAAAATGATGAACCCCGCGCAGCTTTTTACGCGGGGTTAAAAACAGCTAAATTTATGTTACCGGTTGGCACGGCGCGGACAGGGGATCCGACTGTGGTGTTGTTGACGGATGATAGCGGTCGTGATTTTCTGCCTATTTTTACCGACCAGGCCAGTTTTGCCCAGAGCCCTGATCATGACCATTTTGCGGTTGCAACCATTGACGATTGTGCAAATTTTCTCTATGAAGACCACGATATTCACGGCGTTGTAATCAATCCGTATGGCGAAAACATGGTCTTAACCCGCGCCAACCTGTTTTATGTTGCTAAACCGGATCAAGCCGAACATGGCGAGGCTGTTCGTCTTTCTGAACCGCCTAAAGAAGCGGCTGATCTTGTTTCACGTCTGCAAACGTACTTGCCGAAAATGGCAACGATTCATGCTGCATATTTAGCAACCATGATTCGAGCCAACGATGCCAAGAGTTTATTGTTGGTAGTGGATACTGACGAAAACGCCGACTTGCATGCGCTTGTTGCTTTTGCAGAAGCCTATTTACCAGAGACGCTGCAATTTCATGTCAGTCCGGCTGATAATGAGCTTGGCCGGTATGTGAGTGGTGAATTTGAACCGTTTTATCAACGTTAA